A window from Kwoniella newhampshirensis strain CBS 13917 chromosome 3, whole genome shotgun sequence encodes these proteins:
- a CDS encoding 3'(2'),5'-bisphosphate nucleotidase — protein sequence MSSSNIPFTRLVKETEIAILSVLRACYLTKAVQDTLVSKDTVVKADKSPVTVADLSAQSLISLHLLSHFPQDPIIGEEDTSELRVNTPLREKVIGLVNGGFEKEEGWGKGASYTEDEILDAIDKGSAEGGPKGRFWTIDPGKSTFYPYNHSLHVSRSATELESFRLVADPLPFLTVDGTSGFIRHQQFAVCLALIVDGVVELGVIGCPNLGPEPAKIGEEIIPNGKGVLMVAVRGEGSWSRPLTSETYTKLNLPPSPPSSNPLTFLESVEAGHSAHTIQAKIGAMLGVERPSLRMDSQAKYACLARGEGGVYLRIPTKYAGGKEYNEKIWDHASGNLLIHESGGVCTDMWGKPLDFGAGRTLNANEGIVAAGKDVHSKAVGAVKKAVGEAKK from the exons ATGTCATCTTCGAACATCCCATTCACACGTCTGGTCAAGGAGACAGAAATCGCTATCCTCTCTGTTCTCAGAGCCTGTTACTT GACAAAAGCGGTCCAAGACACGCTTGTCAGCAAAGACACTGTCGTCAAGGCGGACAAATCTCCCGTCACAG TTGCCGACCTTTCTGCCCAAtcgctcatctctctccatctcctctctcacttcccTCAAGACCCCATCATTGGCGAGGAAGACACGTCAGAGCTTCGGGTCAACACTCCTTTGAGAGAAAAGGTCATCGGACTTGTGAATGGCGGattcgagaaggaggaggggtgGGGCAAGGGTGCGAGCTATACTGAGGACGA GATTCTCGATGCTATCGATAAGGGATCAGCTGAGGGTGGACCCAAAGGTCGTTTCTGGACCATT GACCCAGGCAAGTCTACCTTCTATCCATATAACCATTCCCTGCACGTGTCTCGATCCGCAACTGAGCTAGAGTCTTTCCGACTTGTAGCTGATCCCTTGCCCTTTCTCACAGTCGACGGAACATCAGGTTTTATCCGACATCAACAGTTCGCAGTCTGTCTTGCACTCATTGTAGATGGAGTTGTGGAGTTGGGTGTTATTGGCTGCCCTAATCTTGGACCTGAACCTGCTAAGatcggagaggagatcatccCCAACGGCAAGGGTGTATTGATGGTAGCTGTCCGGGGCGAAGGCAGCTGGTCT CGCCCCCTTACCTCCGAAACTTATACAAAGCTCAACCTAcccccatctcctccctcttctaACCCGCTCACATTCCTCGAGTCTGTCGAGGCCGGGCATTCTGCACATACTATCCAGGCCAAGATTGGGGCAATGCTGGGTGTAGAAAGACCATCGCTGAGAATGGATAGTCAGGCCAAATACGCTTGTTtggcgagaggagaaggtggtgtTTA CCTTCGTATACCCACAAAGTACGCGGGAGGGAAAGAATACAACGAGAAGATCTGGGATCACGCTTCTGGCAACTTGCTCATTCACGAATCAGGAGGTGTCTGCACCGACATGTGGGGCAAGCCTCTGGATTTCGGCGCAGGCAGAACATTGAACGCGAACGAGGGAATAGTGGCCGCTGGAAAGGATGTACATTCCAAGGCGGTTGGAGCGGTCAAGAAAGCGGTTGGCGAGGCCAAGAAGTAA
- a CDS encoding heat shock protein sks2 encodes MSAEDVYEGAIGIDLGTTYSCVGVWQNDRVEIIANDQGNRTTPSYVAFTEGERLIGDAAKNQSAMNPINTIFDAKRLIGRRFDDADVKKDMKHWPFTVIDKDGSPYVEVDYLNERKTFSPQEISAMVLVKMKEIAEAKLGKTVKKAVVTVPAYFNDSQRLATKDAGAIAGLEVLRIINEPTAAAIAYGLDEKTKEERNVLIFDLGGGTFDVSLLTIQGKVFSVKATAGDTHLGGEDFDNTLLEHFKAEFKRKSKHDISDDPRAIRRLRSACERAKRTLSSVTQTTVEVDSLYAGTDFSANITRARFEEINAVAFKSTIDPVEKVLKDSKIPAAKVDDIVLVGGSTRIPKIQSLVSEYFGGRQLNKSINPDEAVAYGAAVQAAVLTGQTSDKTADLLLLDVAPLSLGVAMQGDIFGVVLPRNTPIPSNKSRVFTTVEDNQTTVMFPVYEGERTQCKDNRLLGEFELSGIPPMPRGQAELVCTFEVDANGLLKVSAQDRASGRKAQITIQNSVGRLSSDEIQAMIKDAEQFKNADRDHFAKHEAKSDLESYLHTCEQSISAPELAAKIKRGARAAVESEIAKALEVLEQEDATADQLKKAQLGVKRAMQKAMASAR; translated from the exons ATGTCCGCTGAAGACGTCTACGAGGGTGCCATCGGTATCG ATTTGGGAACAACCTACTCATGTGTCGGTGTTTGGCAAAACGACCGAGTTGAG ATCATCGCCAACG ATCAGGGTAACCGAACCACCCCTTCTTATGTTGCTTTCACCGAGGGCGAGCGATTGATCGGAGATg CCGCCAAGAACCAGAGTGCCATGAACCCCATTAACACCATCTTTGACGCTAAGCGATTGATCGGTCGACGATTCGACGACGCTGatgtcaagaaggacatgaag CACTGGCCCTTTACCGTCATCGACAAGGACGGCTCTCCTTACGTCGAGGTTGACTACCTCAACGAGAGAAAGACTTTCTCTCCCCAGGAGATCTCCGCCATGGTCCTTGTTaagatgaaggagattgCTGAGGCCAAGCTCGGTAAGACCGTCAAGAAGGCTGTCGTTAC CGTCCCCGCCTACTTCAACGACTCTCAACGTCTTGCTACCAAGGACGCTGGTGCCATCGCTGGTCTCGAGGTTCTCCGAATTATCAACGAGCCTACCGCTGCTGCTATCGCCTACGGtctcgacgagaagaccaaggaggagcgaaatgtcctcatcttcgacttggGTGGTGGTACATTCGATGTCTCCCTCCTCACTATCCAGGGTAAGGTCTTCTCCGTTAAGGCCACCGCTGGTGACACCCATCTCGGTGGTGAGGACTTCGACAACACCCTCCTTGAGCACTTCAAGGCCGAAttcaagaggaagagcaagcaCGACATCTCCGACGACCCCCGAGCCATCCGACGATTGAGATCTGCTTGTGAGCGAGCTAAGCGAACCCTCTCTTCCGTCACCCAGACCACCGTCGAGGTCGACTCCCTCTACGCCGGTACCGACTTCTCCGCCAACATCACCCGAGCCAGgttcgaggagatcaacgCTGTTGCCTTCAAGTCCACTATCGACCccgtcgagaaggtccTCAAGGACTCCAAGATCCCTGCCGCCAAGGTTGACGACATTGTCCTCGTTGGTGGATCTACCCGTATCCCCAAGATCCAGTCCCTCGTCTCCGAGTACTTCGGTGGCCGACAACTTAACAAGTCCATCAACCCTGATGAGGCTGTCGCTTACGGTGCCGCCGTCCAGGCCGCCGTCCTCACCGGTCAAACCTCCGACAAGACCGCTGATCTCTTGCTGCTCGATGttgctcctctctctctcggtGTTGCCATGCAAGGTGACATCTTCGGTGTTGTTCTCCCCCGAAACACCCCTATCCCTTCCAACAAGTCTCGAGTCTTCACCACCGTTGAGGACAACCAGACCACCGTCATGTTCCCCGTGTACGAGGGTGAGCGAACTCAATGCAAGGACAACCGATTGCTTGGAGAGTTCGAGCTTTCTGGTATCCCCCCCATGCCCCGAGGTCAAGCCGAGCTTGTCTGTACCTTTGAGGTTGACGCCAACGGTCTCCTCAAGGTTTCCGCTCAGGACAGGGCTTCTGGCCGAAAAGCTCAGATCACCATCCAGAACTCTGTCGGTCGTCTCTCATCCGATGAGATCCAGGCTATGATCAAGGACGCCGAGCAGTTCAAGAACGCCGACCGTGACCACTTCGCCAAGCACGAGGCCAAGTCTGACCTCGAGTCTTACCTCCACACCT GTGAACAATCCATCTCCGCCCCTGAACTTGCTGCCAAGATCAAGCGAGGAGCGCGAGCTGCCGTCGAGTCCGAGATTGCCAAGGCTCTCGAGGTTCTCGAGCAGGAGGATGCCACTGCCGACCAGCTCAAGAAGGCTCAGCTCGGTGTCAAGAGGGCCATGCAAAAGGCCATGGCTTCCGCCCGATAA